A window of the Chloroflexus sp. Y-396-1 genome harbors these coding sequences:
- a CDS encoding fatty acid CoA ligase family protein — protein MVNALSVAQHTIRSAPTGANVARYLPWMAQECPEQTAVISGIGRDRAGKVIYRRQSFAALHAASDRLAWGLTAYGLKRAMRVLLMVPAGGPLISLTFALLKAGCVPILIDPAMGRQNLAQCIAEVKPEALIGVPRAHLLRLIFPRACATIRYAVSVGPALPGAAALRELDLPIRTPFPLVETAADDPAAIVFTSGSTGAPKGVLYTHGMFEAQIHVLRDLFGIAPGEIEMPAFPLFALFNVALGVTSAIPPIDPTHPAQCDPAAVVEFIRDLGVTSTFGSPAIWEKVTAYCLAHDIRLPSLRRVLMAGAPVPLHLHERLHRILTPPADSYTPYGATEALPVSSISGREILAAHAERPSPLAGTCIGYPVPGMEVAIIPISDEPIADWRDVQRLPAEVIGEICVRGPTVTRTYVGRPQATALAKITDGEHVWHRMGDLGYFDEQGRLWFYGRKSQRVITTSGTLFTEPIERFFNQHPAVARSALVGVGSPGVQVPVVVVERNRAVTISPSRLIIELRQLAAMSDMTASIQTFLIHPSFPVDIRHNAKIFREQLAQWAARRLGVAG, from the coding sequence ATGGTCAACGCTTTATCGGTAGCGCAGCATACGATTCGTTCAGCGCCAACGGGGGCAAATGTTGCTCGCTACCTACCGTGGATGGCGCAGGAATGCCCCGAACAGACCGCAGTTATTAGTGGGATCGGGCGGGATCGGGCGGGTAAGGTCATCTATCGGCGGCAGAGTTTCGCAGCGTTGCATGCAGCTAGTGATCGGCTGGCCTGGGGGCTGACAGCCTATGGCCTGAAGCGGGCAATGCGGGTGTTACTGATGGTGCCGGCAGGGGGACCATTGATCAGTCTGACGTTTGCGCTGTTGAAGGCCGGTTGTGTGCCCATCTTAATTGATCCGGCAATGGGGCGACAAAATCTTGCGCAATGTATTGCTGAAGTCAAACCAGAGGCCTTGATCGGCGTGCCACGCGCCCATCTCCTACGCCTGATCTTTCCGCGTGCCTGTGCGACAATCAGATATGCAGTTTCAGTGGGGCCAGCTCTCCCTGGTGCGGCTGCCCTCCGCGAACTCGATCTCCCAATCCGAACGCCGTTCCCTCTGGTCGAGACGGCGGCTGATGATCCGGCGGCGATTGTCTTTACCAGTGGTAGTACTGGTGCACCGAAGGGTGTCCTCTATACGCATGGAATGTTTGAGGCGCAGATTCATGTTTTGCGTGACCTGTTCGGAATTGCGCCGGGTGAGATCGAGATGCCGGCTTTCCCATTGTTTGCGCTGTTCAACGTGGCGTTAGGAGTTACGTCGGCAATTCCGCCAATCGACCCGACCCATCCGGCACAGTGTGATCCGGCAGCAGTGGTAGAGTTTATTCGCGACCTGGGTGTGACGTCAACATTTGGCTCTCCAGCAATTTGGGAGAAGGTGACTGCCTATTGTCTGGCGCACGATATTCGACTACCGTCGTTACGGCGTGTCTTAATGGCCGGAGCACCGGTGCCACTCCACCTACACGAGCGGCTGCACCGGATTCTGACACCGCCAGCCGATAGCTACACGCCTTATGGGGCCACTGAAGCACTACCGGTAAGCTCTATCAGTGGTCGCGAAATACTGGCGGCTCACGCCGAGCGGCCATCGCCACTGGCCGGTACGTGCATTGGCTATCCGGTTCCGGGCATGGAAGTGGCAATTATCCCAATCAGTGATGAGCCAATCGCAGACTGGCGTGATGTCCAACGTTTACCGGCAGAAGTAATTGGCGAGATTTGCGTGCGCGGCCCGACGGTGACTCGCACTTACGTCGGACGACCACAGGCCACTGCGTTGGCCAAGATCACCGATGGCGAGCACGTCTGGCATCGCATGGGAGATTTGGGTTACTTCGATGAACAGGGGCGATTGTGGTTCTACGGACGGAAGAGTCAACGTGTGATCACTACCAGCGGCACACTGTTCACCGAACCGATTGAACGCTTCTTCAACCAGCATCCGGCAGTTGCCCGCTCGGCACTGGTTGGCGTTGGTTCACCCGGCGTCCAGGTGCCGGTTGTCGTGGTTGAACGCAACCGTGCGGTAACGATTTCTCCCTCGCGACTAATAATTGAATTACGTCAACTAGCGGCAATGAGTGATATGACTGCGTCAATCCAGACCTTTCTGATCCATCCCTCGTTCCCGGTTGACATCCGCCATAACGCAAAGATCTTTCGTGAGCAATTAGCACAATGGGCAGCACGTCGTTTGGGCGTTGCTGGATAA
- a CDS encoding NAD-dependent epimerase/dehydratase family protein — MIALVTGGNGFVGRYIVEHLLARGDHVRVIGRRTYPELQAQGVETFQADLSLPEAAPVLARAMRGVTTVFHVAAKAGLWGRYDDFYRANVSATQRIVKAAIRAGVPKLVYTSTPSVVIGKADIHGGDERLPYPTRYLAPYPQTKAIAEQYVLAQTAIATVALRPHLIWGPRDPHIIPRLLRRARRRMLFQIGEGTNLVDVSYVENVAEAHVLAAAALSERSPLRGRAYFIGQERPVNLWEFIGIMLRHAGCPPVRGKVSAALAYRLATMLEFVYTALRLRGEPPLTRLMVHELSHSHWFSHEAATRDFGYVPRISIEEGLRRTFAQFAEV, encoded by the coding sequence ATGATCGCATTAGTAACCGGTGGAAATGGTTTTGTCGGGCGTTATATTGTCGAACATCTGCTGGCCCGTGGCGATCATGTCCGGGTTATCGGTCGTAGAACCTATCCGGAATTGCAGGCACAGGGGGTTGAAACCTTCCAGGCTGATCTGTCGTTGCCTGAAGCCGCGCCAGTGCTGGCGCGGGCTATGCGGGGTGTCACAACAGTGTTTCACGTGGCAGCGAAAGCCGGTTTATGGGGGCGTTATGATGACTTTTACCGGGCAAATGTCAGCGCGACTCAGCGCATTGTGAAAGCAGCGATCCGGGCCGGTGTACCAAAACTGGTGTACACCTCGACCCCCTCAGTCGTCATTGGTAAAGCCGACATCCATGGTGGTGATGAACGTCTACCGTATCCTACACGTTACCTTGCTCCTTATCCGCAGACGAAGGCGATTGCCGAACAGTATGTTTTGGCGCAAACGGCGATAGCAACGGTTGCACTCCGGCCCCATCTGATTTGGGGTCCGCGCGATCCACACATCATCCCGCGCCTGCTTCGTCGAGCACGGAGACGGATGCTCTTCCAGATTGGCGAAGGTACGAATCTGGTTGATGTCAGCTATGTCGAAAATGTCGCTGAAGCCCATGTGTTAGCAGCGGCAGCGCTGAGCGAGCGTTCGCCTCTACGCGGGCGCGCCTACTTTATTGGTCAGGAACGACCGGTCAATCTCTGGGAGTTTATCGGTATAATGCTTCGTCACGCCGGTTGCCCACCGGTACGGGGCAAAGTTTCTGCTGCTCTTGCGTACCGGCTGGCAACCATGTTGGAGTTCGTTTACACTGCGTTGCGTCTACGCGGTGAACCGCCGCTCACGCGCCTGATGGTGCACGAACTGAGCCATTCGCATTGGTTTAGCCACGAGGCGGCTACTCGTGATTTTGGCTACGTACCGCGCATCAGTATAGAAGAAGGTTTACGGCGCACGTTTGCGCAATTCGCCGAGGTATAA
- a CDS encoding 3-oxoacyl-ACP synthase III encodes MLFKHVMIEAISYVLAPHRITSDWIEDQIAETMERLRFPRGKLEALSGIRERRFWDEGTLPSTVATMAAEQLLQRVEIDRERIGLLINTSVCQDYLEPATACFVHRNLHLSPRAINYDVRNACLGFLTGMSIAGMMIDAGTIDYALIVDGEGSQDAVMATIRRLRRPETTKQDLRDNFATLTLGSGGAAMLLTHERFSRSGHRLNGVVTLAATQYNHLCLGQADYMKTDASALMHAGVELASATWRLAQETLPDWSDRQIALYAPHQVGARHMAAVTKALNITPSKLFLNFPTLGNIGPAALPISLAQAAEAGRLRPGDHVGLLGIGSGLNCSMMSVTW; translated from the coding sequence GTGTTATTCAAGCATGTCATGATTGAAGCGATTAGTTATGTGTTAGCCCCACATCGCATCACATCCGATTGGATTGAAGATCAGATTGCCGAAACAATGGAACGGTTACGGTTTCCAAGGGGAAAGTTAGAGGCACTGTCGGGTATTCGTGAACGGCGATTCTGGGATGAGGGAACCTTGCCCAGCACCGTGGCGACGATGGCAGCCGAACAGCTTCTCCAGCGAGTGGAGATTGATCGAGAACGGATTGGTCTCTTGATTAATACCTCGGTTTGTCAGGATTACCTTGAACCCGCGACCGCTTGCTTCGTTCATCGTAATCTGCACCTTTCGCCACGGGCGATAAACTACGATGTACGTAACGCCTGTCTCGGTTTTCTCACTGGGATGAGCATTGCCGGTATGATGATCGATGCCGGTACAATTGACTATGCGTTGATCGTTGACGGGGAAGGTTCGCAAGATGCGGTAATGGCGACGATTCGCCGCCTGCGTCGGCCAGAAACGACCAAACAAGACCTGCGCGACAATTTTGCTACCCTTACGCTGGGGTCGGGTGGGGCGGCTATGTTGCTCACCCACGAACGTTTTTCGCGTAGTGGGCATCGCCTGAATGGAGTTGTTACGCTGGCGGCAACCCAATACAATCATCTCTGTCTGGGCCAGGCCGATTATATGAAAACTGATGCCAGCGCACTGATGCACGCCGGTGTTGAATTGGCTTCGGCAACCTGGCGTCTAGCCCAAGAGACCCTACCTGACTGGAGTGACCGCCAGATCGCGCTCTACGCACCTCATCAGGTTGGCGCTCGCCACATGGCGGCTGTGACGAAAGCATTGAATATCACCCCATCGAAACTCTTCCTCAACTTTCCAACACTCGGGAACATTGGACCGGCAGCCCTGCCAATCTCACTGGCACAAGCCGCAGAGGCAGGACGCCTGCGGCCGGGTGATCATGTAGGTCTGCTCGGTATTGGTTCTGGTCTCAATTGTTCGATGATGAGTGTGACCTGGTGA
- a CDS encoding sulfite exporter TauE/SafE family protein, with translation MELLDFGLIFGAALLAGALNAIAGGGSFISFPALLVAGMPPIIANATNAFALWPGTLASVRAYRREIQGQQRDLILFSGLSLIGGLLGALLLLYTDEQRFTALIPYLLLFATLVFTFSPQVTRLAHRVVGTSGNKQRILVAVVYLAIAMYGGFFGAGLGILTLAALALLGYTNIHQMNALKTLQALLINGIAVLTFIVTGLIAWTPALVMTVGAMIGGYGGAAIARRINASRVRTVVVWLSIGLTIWFFVRS, from the coding sequence ATGGAATTGCTCGATTTCGGTCTCATTTTTGGCGCAGCACTCCTCGCCGGCGCACTCAACGCGATTGCCGGCGGTGGTAGTTTCATTTCGTTTCCTGCCCTGCTTGTCGCCGGTATGCCACCCATTATTGCCAACGCCACAAACGCATTTGCACTCTGGCCGGGAACATTGGCCAGTGTCAGGGCATACCGTCGAGAAATACAGGGTCAGCAGCGCGACCTCATTCTCTTTAGTGGATTAAGCCTAATCGGTGGCCTGCTTGGCGCGCTTCTCCTACTCTACACTGATGAGCAACGTTTTACTGCGCTTATCCCTTATCTCTTGCTCTTTGCAACTCTGGTGTTCACCTTTAGCCCACAGGTAACTCGTCTCGCTCATCGTGTTGTAGGCACGAGTGGCAACAAGCAGCGAATTCTTGTTGCCGTTGTGTATCTAGCGATTGCAATGTACGGCGGCTTCTTCGGCGCAGGATTGGGCATTTTGACCCTAGCAGCATTGGCATTGCTCGGCTATACCAACATCCACCAGATGAATGCCCTGAAAACGTTGCAGGCATTGTTGATTAACGGTATCGCGGTTCTCACCTTCATTGTGACAGGCCTGATTGCCTGGACGCCAGCGCTCGTTATGACGGTTGGGGCGATGATCGGTGGCTACGGTGGTGCAGCGATTGCTCGCCGTATCAATGCGAGTCGAGTGCGCACTGTCGTTGTCTGGCTGAGTATCGGCTTAACGATCTGGTTTTTTGTTCGTAGCTAA
- a CDS encoding FadR/GntR family transcriptional regulator: MSIKHQRLVEQVIDHLRQQIQTKVYPVGSRLPPEPQLMAQLGVGRSTIREAIRALAHEGLLEVRQGDGTYVRTVTTTEPLAVRLRQARVQEVHEVRRALELEIVALAASRRSDHDLEIMRQWLTARTTALEDGDVTVALEADIELHCAIARATQNEMLSDLYRIFAVTLRDALGVLWDVASPSRADHSHADLVAAIEAGDAERAVAVTRQILAHHEATIYRSINGE; the protein is encoded by the coding sequence ATGTCGATCAAGCATCAACGATTGGTCGAACAGGTCATTGACCACTTACGACAACAAATACAGACAAAGGTTTATCCGGTCGGGAGCCGGTTGCCCCCAGAACCACAACTCATGGCCCAACTTGGCGTCGGACGTTCGACCATCCGGGAAGCGATTCGTGCTCTGGCTCACGAAGGTCTGCTTGAGGTCCGGCAAGGTGATGGTACCTATGTGCGTACCGTAACAACGACCGAGCCATTGGCCGTGCGATTACGGCAAGCCAGGGTCCAGGAAGTCCATGAAGTACGACGTGCGCTTGAGCTAGAAATAGTAGCGCTGGCTGCTAGCCGTCGTAGCGATCACGATTTGGAAATTATGCGACAGTGGCTAACAGCGCGAACCACAGCGCTAGAAGATGGAGATGTAACCGTTGCTCTCGAAGCAGATATTGAACTGCACTGCGCTATTGCCAGAGCCACTCAAAACGAAATGTTGAGTGATCTCTACCGAATATTTGCCGTTACCTTGCGTGACGCGCTTGGCGTTCTGTGGGATGTTGCATCCCCTTCGAGAGCAGATCATTCCCATGCTGATCTCGTCGCTGCAATTGAAGCCGGTGATGCTGAACGCGCAGTAGCAGTCACACGTCAGATTCTGGCCCACCACGAAGCGACGATCTATCGTTCCATAAATGGAGAATAA
- the galT gene encoding galactose-1-phosphate uridylyltransferase translates to MSELRQNIATREWVIIASERARRPNTFTETRHQPLTAERPPHDPQCPFCVGNEELDLEVERYPTTGPWQVRIVRNKYPALHEHGPVVRHFEGVRRTLSGYGYHEVLIEHPQHNTTLGLMSHAEIRLILATYLRRGLAMSSDPRIEQVVIFKNHGERAGASLQHPHSQLMAVPVVPGDIRHRIEEARRFFDDTGQCVFCAMLADELAQHERIVYENDAFVAFVLYAASSPFHMWILPRRHRASFFHITEPELDSLADVIREVFYRLYHRLNDPDFNLVLRSAPAKEPENGYFHWYLAVVPRLSYMAGFELGSGIFINPSIPEACAAFLRDGH, encoded by the coding sequence ATGTCCGAATTACGGCAAAATATCGCGACCCGCGAATGGGTCATCATCGCCAGCGAACGTGCGCGTCGTCCTAATACATTTACCGAAACTCGTCATCAACCGCTGACTGCTGAACGTCCACCGCACGACCCGCAGTGCCCCTTTTGCGTAGGCAACGAAGAACTTGATCTGGAGGTTGAGCGTTATCCTACAACCGGTCCATGGCAGGTACGGATTGTGCGGAACAAGTACCCGGCACTGCACGAACATGGGCCGGTTGTTCGTCATTTTGAGGGGGTACGGCGCACATTAAGTGGGTACGGCTACCACGAGGTGTTGATCGAACATCCGCAGCACAACACTACTCTTGGCTTGATGAGTCATGCCGAGATCCGTTTGATATTGGCAACCTATCTGCGCCGTGGTCTGGCGATGAGCAGTGATCCGCGCATTGAGCAAGTCGTCATTTTCAAGAATCACGGTGAGCGAGCAGGGGCATCGCTCCAACATCCGCACAGCCAGCTTATGGCGGTACCGGTCGTACCGGGCGATATTCGTCATCGCATTGAAGAGGCTCGGCGTTTTTTTGATGACACCGGTCAGTGTGTCTTCTGCGCAATGCTGGCCGATGAACTGGCCCAACACGAGCGCATCGTCTACGAGAATGATGCGTTTGTCGCTTTCGTCCTCTACGCAGCTTCTTCGCCATTTCATATGTGGATTCTGCCGCGCAGGCATCGGGCCAGTTTCTTCCACATCACTGAGCCAGAGCTAGATAGTCTGGCTGATGTAATACGCGAAGTTTTCTACCGACTGTACCATCGCTTGAACGACCCTGATTTTAATCTGGTGCTCCGTTCAGCACCGGCCAAAGAGCCTGAAAATGGCTATTTTCACTGGTATCTCGCCGTGGTGCCGCGTCTTTCGTATATGGCCGGTTTCGAGCTGGGGAGCGGCATTTTTATCAATCCCAGCATTCCTGAAGCCTGTGCCGCATTTCTTCGTGATGGGCACTAA
- a CDS encoding ATP-binding protein, translating into MSGAFPLSDETVKALAPCNLPFLRHDPFTRSRSSASIHDLPEAIQGTVQRLYQVLLTIFAEFDQQRQIDLNHLRRLLQETHWDELIHELRAISLCQADAHLSQVLHDLRGGSLQALALQLQLIELGQVRPDDIERMYLLIRDHLKIMRNCLPDLDPVRTARDIELRAHGVDLLLEKWHRADYRLPDGQANITVDARYNGVVADRCVEFSALDRVFYNLINNATRHSADRQVMVGIFPIFECETPSLRIVVANRIDPLQRSALEQRFGLQWSDLFYGGFTFSSDGRSGHGFGLAICAELVANAYGLPNGSAAIGGGYVGARPHGDLFVAWFHWPIAAP; encoded by the coding sequence ATGTCTGGCGCATTTCCACTTAGCGATGAAACTGTCAAAGCTCTCGCGCCGTGTAACCTACCCTTCCTTCGTCATGACCCTTTTACACGCAGCCGTAGTAGCGCCAGCATTCATGATTTGCCTGAAGCAATACAAGGCACGGTGCAACGATTGTACCAAGTACTGCTCACTATCTTTGCCGAGTTTGATCAACAACGGCAGATAGATCTCAATCATTTGCGGCGTTTACTGCAAGAAACGCATTGGGATGAGTTGATACACGAACTGCGGGCTATTTCACTCTGTCAGGCTGATGCACACCTGAGCCAGGTTCTCCACGACTTGCGTGGTGGTTCGCTGCAGGCGCTAGCTCTGCAATTGCAGCTTATCGAGCTTGGTCAAGTCAGACCAGATGACATCGAGCGCATGTACCTGCTGATCCGCGATCATCTGAAGATTATGCGCAACTGTCTGCCCGATCTCGACCCGGTGCGTACTGCCCGTGACATCGAGTTGCGCGCACACGGTGTTGATCTGTTGCTTGAGAAATGGCACCGTGCTGATTACCGTTTACCGGATGGTCAGGCCAATATCACGGTTGATGCCCGTTATAATGGCGTGGTTGCTGACCGTTGTGTTGAGTTTTCGGCTCTTGATCGCGTGTTCTACAATTTAATTAATAATGCTACCCGCCACAGTGCCGACCGGCAGGTGATGGTTGGTATTTTCCCTATCTTTGAATGCGAGACGCCCTCACTGCGGATCGTTGTCGCTAATCGCATTGATCCCCTACAACGCTCGGCGCTTGAGCAGCGGTTCGGTCTCCAATGGAGCGATCTGTTTTACGGTGGGTTTACCTTCAGTAGCGACGGCAGGAGTGGGCACGGGTTCGGATTAGCCATTTGTGCCGAGCTGGTTGCCAATGCGTATGGCTTGCCCAACGGCTCGGCGGCAATTGGCGGCGGCTATGTGGGTGCTCGCCCGCATGGTGATCTCTTCGTGGCCTGGTTCCATTGGCCAATTGCTGCGCCATAG
- a CDS encoding CHAT domain-containing protein — MDEMLDLEFGLRSLGNSGYAVTLSYTDPESDTDVRIERGSIDHPIRFDIERLRELASDPAAYGTALGSMLFSDSDILAQFTAARSIARRGRRPTPIRFRLFIAPSAPELHALRWETLCMPDGEPLLLGEEIYFSRYLTSSSVQPIRARSRNVLRALIVIANPHGIERFGLAQIDVVGELACARNGFNDFELVELTEPGTATLEQIISTLRTAARNGQPFDVLYVVAHGSFLEGNTYLWLVKPDNSFDRVDGMTFCQYLHELNERPRLVMLIACQSAGGMTTDNSVLAALGPRLAEAGIPAVIAMQGNVSMRCIERFIPVFCRELQHHGIIDAAMAIARGTVRDLPDYWMPALYSRLKSGRIWYVPGFASEQETFEKIEAIAGYMVDGHCTPIIGPELAETRLGTSRMIARMWAERYHYPMESYESEELAYVAQFLSIKHDYHLPRRSLIEVLRQLLIEEYRDIFPDLERLDLQQMYSTIGRYERSRDPSDPYRVLAAQPLPIYVSANASNMLSDALIEAGK; from the coding sequence ATGGATGAGATGCTAGACCTCGAATTCGGTTTGCGTAGCCTTGGCAACTCAGGCTACGCCGTAACGCTTTCGTACACAGATCCCGAAAGCGATACTGATGTACGTATTGAACGGGGGAGCATCGATCATCCAATCCGATTTGATATTGAGCGCTTACGCGAACTGGCATCCGATCCTGCTGCTTACGGTACTGCATTAGGCTCGATGTTGTTTAGTGATTCAGATATACTGGCGCAGTTTACCGCTGCGCGATCGATTGCCCGTCGTGGTCGTCGTCCAACTCCTATTCGCTTCCGACTCTTTATCGCGCCAAGTGCTCCTGAACTACATGCCTTGCGCTGGGAAACACTGTGCATGCCTGATGGTGAGCCATTACTGCTGGGTGAAGAGATTTATTTCTCGCGTTATCTGACTAGCAGTAGTGTGCAGCCGATCCGTGCCCGTTCCCGCAATGTGTTACGAGCATTGATCGTGATTGCTAACCCTCACGGGATCGAGCGGTTTGGTCTAGCCCAGATTGATGTGGTTGGTGAATTGGCGTGCGCTCGCAACGGGTTTAACGATTTTGAGCTGGTAGAGCTGACCGAACCGGGTACGGCGACACTGGAACAGATAATCAGTACGCTACGCACGGCAGCACGTAATGGACAACCCTTTGATGTGCTTTATGTGGTCGCACACGGGAGCTTTTTGGAAGGAAACACCTATCTCTGGCTGGTAAAACCCGATAACTCGTTTGATCGGGTTGATGGTATGACCTTTTGTCAGTATTTGCACGAACTGAACGAACGTCCCCGCCTGGTCATGCTGATTGCCTGCCAGAGTGCTGGTGGGATGACGACCGATAATAGTGTACTGGCAGCACTTGGGCCACGTCTGGCTGAAGCTGGTATTCCTGCCGTCATTGCAATGCAGGGTAATGTCTCGATGAGATGTATCGAGCGGTTTATACCGGTGTTTTGCCGGGAATTGCAACATCACGGCATTATCGATGCAGCAATGGCAATTGCCCGCGGAACTGTCCGCGATCTCCCTGATTATTGGATGCCGGCACTTTATTCACGGCTCAAAAGTGGGCGGATCTGGTACGTGCCGGGTTTTGCCAGTGAGCAAGAGACTTTTGAGAAGATCGAAGCAATCGCTGGCTACATGGTTGACGGACATTGCACACCAATAATTGGCCCGGAATTGGCTGAAACGCGCCTCGGTACCAGTCGGATGATCGCTCGCATGTGGGCAGAACGGTACCACTACCCCATGGAGAGCTATGAAAGCGAAGAATTGGCGTATGTGGCACAGTTTCTCTCGATTAAGCACGACTATCACTTGCCACGTCGTTCACTCATTGAGGTGTTACGCCAGTTGTTGATCGAGGAATATCGTGATATTTTTCCTGATCTTGAACGACTCGATCTTCAGCAGATGTACAGCACAATTGGTCGCTACGAACGCAGTCGTGATCCATCCGATCCCTATCGGGTATTAGCCGCTCAACCGCTGCCTATCTATGTGAGTGCTAATGCGTCGAACATGCTTAGTGATGCCTTGATTGAGGCTGGGAAGTAG
- a CDS encoding SIR2 family protein has translation MFHLFGSFGQLETHRYHTAVGQLNRFHLFGSFGQLETLVLTEDDYFDFLINISAERERIPAIVRDALTDSALLFLGFELEDIGFRALFHSLIKPLRGGSRRRRYVQIAGQMMPREDQVLQPDRAVRYLEAYFQDEAAISVFWGSPRDFCTALSLQLTASDRPRRRRGF, from the coding sequence GTGTTTCATCTCTTCGGTAGCTTTGGGCAACTTGAAACACACCGATATCATACAGCCGTCGGCCAGCTCAATCGGTTTCATCTCTTCGGTAGCTTTGGGCAACTTGAAACCCTGGTTTTGACCGAAGATGACTACTTTGATTTCCTCATTAACATCTCGGCTGAGCGTGAGCGAATTCCGGCAATTGTGCGTGATGCGTTAACCGATAGTGCGTTACTTTTTTTAGGATTTGAGCTTGAGGACATCGGGTTTCGTGCGCTGTTTCATAGCTTGATCAAACCATTACGTGGTGGTTCACGCCGCCGCCGTTATGTACAGATTGCCGGGCAAATGATGCCTCGCGAAGATCAGGTACTGCAACCAGATCGGGCAGTGCGCTATCTGGAAGCCTATTTTCAAGACGAAGCGGCAATTAGTGTCTTTTGGGGTAGTCCGCGTGATTTTTGTACGGCTCTCTCCTTACAGCTTACTGCGAGTGATCGACCTCGTCGTCGGCGTGGATTCTGA